In a single window of the Prochlorococcus marinus str. AS9601 genome:
- the hisB gene encoding imidazoleglycerol-phosphate dehydratase HisB: MSSLRQSEIKRKTNETDISVFINLDGSGISEIDTGIPFLDHMLHQISSHGLFDLQIKAIGDTHIDDHHTNEDVGIALGKAFSKALGERKGISRFGHFFAPLDEALVQVTLDCSGRPHLSYDLQLKAPRIGNYDTELVREFFIAFVNNSGITLHINQIRGSNSHHIVEACFKAFSRAMRMATEIDPRRSDSIPSSKGMLEKQ, from the coding sequence ATGTCATCTCTAAGGCAATCTGAAATAAAAAGAAAAACGAATGAAACAGATATTTCTGTATTTATAAACTTAGATGGAAGTGGAATTTCTGAGATAGATACCGGGATACCATTCTTAGATCATATGCTTCATCAAATATCCAGTCATGGTTTGTTCGATTTACAAATTAAAGCAATTGGAGATACCCATATTGATGATCATCATACAAATGAAGATGTAGGAATCGCATTAGGCAAAGCATTTTCAAAAGCCTTGGGAGAAAGAAAAGGAATAAGCAGATTTGGACATTTCTTTGCCCCATTAGATGAAGCATTAGTTCAAGTCACTTTAGACTGCTCTGGTAGACCGCATCTATCTTATGATCTTCAATTAAAAGCCCCTAGAATAGGAAATTATGATACTGAACTAGTAAGAGAGTTTTTTATTGCCTTTGTAAATAACAGCGGTATTACTCTGCATATTAATCAAATACGAGGAAGTAATTCACATCACATAGTTGAGGCGTGCTTTAAAGCTTTTTCAAGAGCAATGAGAATGGCAACCGAGATAGATCCAAGAAGATCTGATTCAATTCCAAGCAGTAAAGGAATGTTAGAAAAACAATAA